In Candidatus Korarchaeota archaeon NZ13-K, the sequence TGGAGGTGATCCTCAGCCTTATGCCAGTAACATCTATGTCCCTCGTTCCCATGTTCCTGACTGTGAGGGACAGCCTCTCCCTCTCTCCGGGTTTCGTCGATATGGAGCTGGGCGAGATCGTCGCGGAGAGCGTCTGAGCGAGGCCCTCACGGACGGACATACTTAAGAGTAGGAGTGCGATTGAGAGTAAAAGGAGAATCCTCCTCATGCGATTTCGCTGCAGCCGTTTAATTTAAAGGATGCGCTGATCGCGGGGATCCTCACATACCCTGTGTGCACATCGTTCAAATTCTGTCGAATGAAAATACGAGTGCAAACGAAACATTTATATCGTTTTCTGGGCATCTCACGATATGCCTAGGACGAGCCTCTTCGGTAGGGACCTGCTCACCTGCCAGGATCTGAGCAGGGATGAGATTTGGCTGATCTTCGAGACCACGAAGGAGATGAAACACGCTTACTACCGCGGCGAGAGGCCCAGGCTCCTCGAGGGCAAGAACCTCGGCATGATATTCGAGGAGCCATCCACTAGGACCAGGGTGTCCTTCGAGGTGGCCATGAGTCAGCTGGGAGGCCACGCCCTCTACCTGAGGCCGGGAGAGCTCCACCTAGGGGTGAGGGAGACGATAGCGGACACCGCCAGGGTCCTGAGCAGGTACCTGGATGGGATAATGGCGAGGCTGCTCAAGCACGAGACCCTGGAGGAGCTGGCGAGACACGCCACTATACCGGTGATAAACGGCCTCACGGACTGGTTCCACCCGGTTCAGGCCCTGACGGACGTTTACACGATGTGGGAGAAGTTCGGGGACCTGAGGAGAATAAAGGTGAGCTTCTTCGGTGACGCCACCAACGTGGCGAACTCCCTTCTCGTGCTAACCTCGAGGCTGGGGATGAACTTCACCTTCTGCGGTCCCAGGAAGTACTGGCCGAAGGAGAGGGTGATGAGGATGGTGGAGGAGAACGCGGCGGAGACGGGGGCAAACGTTGAGATAACGGAGGACATAGAAAAAGCGATAAAGGACGCTAACGTTGTTTACACGGATCTCTGGTGGTGGGTAGGACAGGAGCATGAGGCCGAGGAGAGGAAGGTGGCCTTCCAGCCTTATCAGGTCAACGCTAACCTGATGAGGAGGGCCGCGAAGAACGCCGTCTTCATGCACTGCCTGCCAGCGGCGAGGGGGATGGAGGTGACGGACGAGGTCATAGACGGGCCATGGAGCATAGTGTGGGATCAGGCTGAGAACAGGCTGCACGTGGAGAAGGCCATCCTGGTGCTACTCATGGGCGGGTGATCTCATGGCCAGTGAGGTCAGGTTCAAGAGGGTGCTCAGGTACTGGGACCTCTTCCTTTTCAACGTCTGCGCCATAGTGGTGCTCGATACAGTCGCCTCATCCGCCGCCATAGGCATGCAGACCTTCTTCTGGTGGTTCCTGACGCTCTTCCTCTTCTTCATACCCTACGGCCTGATAACGGCGGAACTCGGCTCTGCCTGGCCTAGTGAGGGTGGGATCTACGTCTGGGTCAAGGAGGCCTTCGGTGAGAGGTGGGCCGTCATGACCTCCTGGCTCTACTGGGTCAACGTGGCCATATGGATGCCATCTGTCTACGTCCTTTTCAGCGGCACCCTGGCTAAGGTGTTCGCCCCGGATCTTGACATCTGGGGCCAGACGGCCGTGGCCATAGTGATGACCTGGATCACCGTGATAGCTGGCATACTGGAGCTGGGGAAGTCCAAGTGGATCCCGAACGTGGGGGCTGTGGTGAAGGCCGTGGTCCTGCTGGGCGTGGGAGTCCTGGGGATTTACTGGACCATCACCAAAGGCTTCGCCAATCCTTTCTCGGCGCAGGACCTGCTTCCCTCCTGGAGCGTCGCCCTAGCTTACTTGCCGGTGGTCGTCTATAATTACATGGGCTTCGAGCTGGCCAGCTCGGCCGGTGAGGAGATGATGGACCCGAAGAGGGATGTCCCGAGGGCCATAATATTCGCTGGTGCAGCGATATTCCTTCTCTACGTTATAGGAACATTCGGCCTGCTCGCGATACTTCCCCTGGAGAAACTGAGCATAGTTACGGGAATAATAGACTCGGTAATCGCCATGGCCGAGACCCTGGGGCCCGCGGGCCAGGCGCTCACCCTGATATTCGGCATCCTCATACTCTACACGTTCCTCGCCAACATGGTGACCTGGACACTGGGAGCCAACAGGGTTCTCGCATCAACGGCGGCCGAGGGGCTCCTCCCGAGGTCCCTGGGCCACCTGCACAGCAAGTACCTCTCCCCGGATTACGCTTACTACCTGACGGGCATCATAAGCACGGTGCTGCTCATAGGGAATGCGATACCAGCGGAAACCGTTGCCAGCATATTCTGGACTCTGTTCGCCCTATCCAGCCTGATATTCCTGCTCCCATACCTGCTGCTCTTCCCGGCCTTCCTGAAGCTCAGGTACTCGAGGCCGGACGTGCAGAGGCCCTACACCCTGCCAGGGGGTAAGCCTGTGGCCTGGCTGTCCGCTATACTCGGGGAGTTCTTCATAGCGATAGCCTGCCTGTTCTTCTTCATGCCGCCCGAGGAGATAACTGATGTGGTGCTCTACGAGGCGGAGCTCATAGGGGGGACCTTGATCGTCATCCTAGTCGGCTACCTGCTTTACTCCTGGAGCAGGAGGAGGGGAGGATGAGGGCCTCTCAGCCGGCGGAGTGGGAAAGGGCGAGGGTCGTCCTCCTCTGCCAACCGGCCATTGAGACCCTCTTCGCCATACTGGAGACGAACTCAGCCAACTTCCTCTATCCCTTCGATCTCAAGAAGGCCATAGAGGAGCACAGGAACTTCAGGAGGAAGCTGGAGGAGTTCGGGGCCGAGGTATATGACTTAAGGGAGATGCTCATTCGAAGGTGCGTCCATGATGTTGACGAGGGGAACGTGAGGAGGTTGAGGGAGTTCGCCCTCAAGAGCGTGAGGTACGCGTTCCAGGGGATATCGGAGGAGGACAGGGACCTCCTGCTCTCCAACCTCAGGAGGACGATAGAGACCCTAAGCCCGGAGGTCCTGGCCGACGTGATAATACTCAGACCCGTGATAAACATAAGCTATAACCCAAGGGCCCTGGATCCGACGACCAGATTCCTCTCATCTTACTGCCTGGAGCCGGCCAACAACCTCTACTTCATGAGGGACGGCATGCTAACCACCAAGGAGGGCGCGGTGATAGGGAACTTCACTCTGGACGTTAGGAAGGTTGAGAACGACATAGTGGAGCTTGCCCTGAGGCAGATGGGGATAGAGCCCATTTACAGGGTCAGGGAGCCGGGGCACGCCGAGGGAGGGGACTTCATGCCGGCCGGGGACTTCGCGCTCCAGGGAGTGGGTCTCCTGACGGACGAGGAGGGGGCCAGGCAGATGCTGGAGAGAGGGGTCTACGGTGACGTGGAGGTGGGACTTGTCAGGGATCCGAACCCGGGGATGGAGGAGATGCACCTGGACACGTACTTCAACTTCCTCGGAAGGAACCTGGCTCTCCTCAGCGAGGACAGGATGCTGGAGGGTAGGGAGCCCATAGTTGAGGTGTTCGAGCCCGTCCCGGAGGAGAGGATTAGCTACAGGAGGAAGGGGGAGCTCAGCCTGAGGAGGTACCTGGAGGAGAAGGGGTTCGAGATATTCCCGATAACCGTCGAGGAGCAGAGGAACTTCGCGCCCAACTTCCTCCTGCTGGAGGATAGGAGGATCATAGGAGTGGCCCAGGCGGGCGAGTCCTTCGCCGAGAGGCTGAGGCAATGGAACGTCAAGGCGGAACTCCTGGACTTCTCGGCCCTCACGGGAGGGTACGGGGGGCCTCACTGCATGAGTCAGGTTATACTGAGGGGGTGAGGCTGGGGCTCATCGTACCTCGAAGGGGAAGTCCTCAACTATCTCCGTCTCTATCTTTGGCATATCGTTGAACTCGGTGTGGAAGTTGTAGGCGCCCGCGTTGAGGAAGATCACCTTGTCACCTGGCCTGAGCTCCCTGTCAAGGTAAACGGAGTACCTGAAGATGTCCAGCGAGTCGGGGGATCGCCCCTTCAGCAGATACCTGTATCCTCCTCCCTCCGTCTCACCGAGCACGGGGAGCCTTATGTTCAGGAGGTAGGTGTCCATGTAGGCGTTGAATATGGAGCAGTCAAGTATGACGTTGCCCTCGTAGACGTTCAGGACCTCCGCCTCGAGCGCGACCGAGGGGGCAGCTATGAACCTGCCGGGCTCCATCATGAGCCTGACCCCCCTGTCCCTGAGATGAGACCTGAGCTCATCTATCTCCCTGAAGATCGTGCTGAGATCGGGCCTGGAGTTGGCATAGCTGACCGGTATTCCTCCCCCTATGTTAACCCAATCTATGAATTCCAAGGAATCCCCCAGGGCCTCGGAGATGTCCTCGAGGAGGCTCCACTCCCCGACGTTCTGGGTCTTCCTGTGGAGGTGGACGCCGAGCTGATCGATGAGCGGGCTACCCCTCAGCTCCCTCAGGAGCTCCCTGGCCCTCCTCCAGTCTATTCCGTAGACGAAGTGCTTGCCCGTGTATATGGTGTGCTCCCTCATCTTTATCCTGACCAGGAGGTTTATCCTCTCATCGCAGGAGGAGATGAGCTTTCTCATCTCCGGTTCGTTGTCCACAACGAACCACCTCACCCCTGAGCTGATGAGGGAGGATATCTCGCTTTCCCTCTCCCCCTGCAGGTAGTATATCACCCTCTCGGCCTCCCCTATCCTGGCCATCGATCCCAGGGAGCTCACCCCGACCATGGCATCGGTCTCCTTCAGCACCTCCCAGAGCACGGGGTTCGTCTTGTAGCTGTAAGCTAGGACGTCGCAGTGCTCCCTGGCTATCATGTACTGCCTCAGCGCGACCCTCCTGCTGAGTATGAACCTGGCCAATCAGCCCACCTCCAGGAGCCCCCTGTCGGCCAGCTCCTCCATCGCGTAGAAAGCAACTAGCGGGAAGAGTATCGTGGCATCCCCTATGACCGTGACGGAGTCCGAGTCGTCCTTTATCTTCCCCCAGCTCTTGGCCTCCGATGTCGTCGCGCCGCTCATGCTCCCCGAGAACTGTGTGGAGGTGGTTATGTATATGGCGTAGTCCGCGCCCCCGCTGAGGAGCGTCATTAGGATCGCGTGGTGCTTCGAGACCCCTCCCCCCAGGACTATCACGCCCTTCCTGTCCTCCTGGCTCAGGCTCAGGATCA encodes:
- the argF gene encoding ornithine carbamoyltransferase produces the protein MPRTSLFGRDLLTCQDLSRDEIWLIFETTKEMKHAYYRGERPRLLEGKNLGMIFEEPSTRTRVSFEVAMSQLGGHALYLRPGELHLGVRETIADTARVLSRYLDGIMARLLKHETLEELARHATIPVINGLTDWFHPVQALTDVYTMWEKFGDLRRIKVSFFGDATNVANSLLVLTSRLGMNFTFCGPRKYWPKERVMRMVEENAAETGANVEITEDIEKAIKDANVVYTDLWWWVGQEHEAEERKVAFQPYQVNANLMRRAAKNAVFMHCLPAARGMEVTDEVIDGPWSIVWDQAENRLHVEKAILVLLMGG
- a CDS encoding APC family permease, with the protein product MASEVRFKRVLRYWDLFLFNVCAIVVLDTVASSAAIGMQTFFWWFLTLFLFFIPYGLITAELGSAWPSEGGIYVWVKEAFGERWAVMTSWLYWVNVAIWMPSVYVLFSGTLAKVFAPDLDIWGQTAVAIVMTWITVIAGILELGKSKWIPNVGAVVKAVVLLGVGVLGIYWTITKGFANPFSAQDLLPSWSVALAYLPVVVYNYMGFELASSAGEEMMDPKRDVPRAIIFAGAAIFLLYVIGTFGLLAILPLEKLSIVTGIIDSVIAMAETLGPAGQALTLIFGILILYTFLANMVTWTLGANRVLASTAAEGLLPRSLGHLHSKYLSPDYAYYLTGIISTVLLIGNAIPAETVASIFWTLFALSSLIFLLPYLLLFPAFLKLRYSRPDVQRPYTLPGGKPVAWLSAILGEFFIAIACLFFFMPPEEITDVVLYEAELIGGTLIVILVGYLLYSWSRRRGG
- a CDS encoding decarboxylase — encoded protein: MARFILSRRVALRQYMIAREHCDVLAYSYKTNPVLWEVLKETDAMVGVSSLGSMARIGEAERVIYYLQGERESEISSLISSGVRWFVVDNEPEMRKLISSCDERINLLVRIKMREHTIYTGKHFVYGIDWRRARELLRELRGSPLIDQLGVHLHRKTQNVGEWSLLEDISEALGDSLEFIDWVNIGGGIPVSYANSRPDLSTIFREIDELRSHLRDRGVRLMMEPGRFIAAPSVALEAEVLNVYEGNVILDCSIFNAYMDTYLLNIRLPVLGETEGGGYRYLLKGRSPDSLDIFRYSVYLDRELRPGDKVIFLNAGAYNFHTEFNDMPKIETEIVEDFPFEVR